The sequence below is a genomic window from Humulus lupulus chromosome 3, drHumLupu1.1, whole genome shotgun sequence.
AGCAGGAAAGTCCCAACCTCAAAATACTGGGGAACTTATATATTCGATGTGTTCAAAATTCTACACTTCGGAATATTGGTTGTTAGCATATGCTGAAACGATATATCCTGTTCCTCCAAACTCACAGTGGACCAACATTCCTGAATATGTTACTGCAATACAAGTGATAGCACCACCTGAAGACACGACTAAAGGGCGACCAAAAATCAACCGCATACCTTCCCAAGGTGAAGTTTCTAAGAGACAATATAATTATGGGGCATGTGGGCAATCAGGACATAATGCGCAAAAGTGTCCAAGTCGTCATGCGCCATCAGATGTTAGAAGCACAACTAATATGTGATTTATTA
It includes:
- the LOC133823607 gene encoding uncharacterized protein LOC133823607 produces the protein MCGEFDAIVNLRSKSCTCKIFDIEKLPCVHAIVAAGKSQPQNTGELIYSMCSKFYTSEYWLLAYAETIYPVPPNSQWTNIPEYVTAIQVIAPPEDTTKGRPKINRIPSQGEVSKRQYNYGACGQSGHNAQKCPSRHAPSDVRSTTNM